From a region of the Tateyamaria omphalii genome:
- a CDS encoding phosphoribosyl-ATP diphosphatase, with amino-acid sequence MTLDDLFATIEARKGADPDSSWTAKLLANGPEKCAEKFGEEAVEAIIEAVRDDKPALTSEAADVLYHLLVMLAARDVALSDVMAELTRRQGTSGLTEKAARTR; translated from the coding sequence ATGACCCTGGACGACCTTTTCGCCACCATCGAGGCGCGCAAGGGCGCGGACCCGGACAGCTCGTGGACCGCAAAACTGCTCGCCAACGGCCCGGAAAAATGCGCCGAAAAATTCGGCGAAGAAGCGGTTGAAGCCATCATCGAAGCGGTCAGGGACGACAAGCCCGCACTCACGTCCGAGGCCGCCGACGTCCTCTACCACCTCCTGGTGATGCTGGCCGCTCGCGATGTGGCGCTCTCGGATGTCATGGCAGAACTCACCCGCCGTCAAGGCACTTCCGGCCTCACCGAAAAAGCCGCCCGCACACGATAG
- the hisF gene encoding imidazole glycerol phosphate synthase subunit HisF: MLKTRIIPCLDVADGRVVKGVNFVDLIDAGDPVAAARAYDAAGADELCFLDIHATHENRGTMFDLVQRTAEQCFIPLTVGGGVRTVADVRALLLAGADKVSFNSAAVADPDVLARAADQFGSQCIVCAIDAKTVEPGRWEIFTHGGRKPTGIDAVEFARTAAKKGAGEILLTSMDRDGTRAGFNLPLTRAISDAVAIPVIASGGVGTLDHLVDGVTEGGASAVLAASIFHFGDFTIAQAKAHMAAAGIPMRLT, translated from the coding sequence ATGTTGAAGACCCGCATCATCCCCTGCCTTGATGTCGCCGATGGCCGCGTCGTCAAGGGCGTGAATTTCGTCGACCTGATCGACGCAGGCGACCCGGTCGCCGCCGCCCGTGCCTATGACGCCGCAGGCGCGGACGAGCTGTGCTTTCTCGACATCCACGCCACCCATGAAAACCGGGGCACGATGTTCGACCTGGTGCAACGCACGGCGGAACAGTGCTTTATCCCGCTCACCGTAGGTGGCGGCGTGCGAACGGTGGCGGATGTGCGCGCGCTCCTGCTCGCGGGCGCTGACAAGGTGTCGTTCAACTCCGCCGCGGTGGCCGACCCGGATGTCCTCGCGCGCGCCGCCGACCAGTTCGGCAGTCAATGCATCGTCTGCGCCATCGACGCCAAAACGGTCGAACCGGGCCGCTGGGAGATCTTCACCCACGGGGGGCGCAAACCCACAGGCATCGACGCGGTGGAATTTGCGCGCACCGCAGCCAAAAAAGGGGCAGGGGAGATATTGCTCACCTCCATGGACCGCGATGGCACGCGCGCAGGGTTCAACCTGCCGCTCACCCGCGCGATCTCGGATGCGGTGGCCATCCCCGTCATTGCATCGGGCGGCGTCGGCACGCTCGATCACCTGGTCGATGGCGTGACCGAAGGTGGCGCATCGGCGGTGCTTGCCGCCTCGATCTTCCATTTCGGCGACTTCACAATCGCACAGGCCAAGGCCCACATGGCCGCCGCCGGCATCCCCATGAGGCTGACATGA
- a CDS encoding DUF302 domain-containing protein has protein sequence MRILMALVTGVFLAGTAMAGDNGIIRKESAQGVDETMDALQSALEGAGLTIFARVDHGAGAEGVGEDIGASQLLIFGNPKLGTQAMLDDRSAGLFLPMKVAVFEDETGKTMIAYEDPAAMLGQLGGVAEDAAYIQTMTGALGTFTDGAAQ, from the coding sequence ATGCGGATTTTAATGGCCCTGGTGACGGGTGTGTTTTTGGCGGGGACTGCGATGGCAGGCGACAATGGGATCATTCGGAAGGAATCGGCGCAAGGGGTCGATGAGACGATGGATGCGTTGCAGAGCGCCCTTGAAGGGGCCGGGCTGACCATCTTTGCCCGTGTAGATCACGGTGCGGGTGCAGAGGGCGTGGGCGAGGATATTGGTGCCTCGCAGCTGTTGATCTTTGGCAATCCGAAGCTGGGCACGCAGGCCATGCTGGATGACCGCAGCGCGGGGCTTTTCCTGCCCATGAAGGTCGCCGTGTTCGAGGATGAGACCGGCAAGACCATGATTGCATATGAAGACCCTGCCGCCATGCTGGGCCAATTGGGCGGTGTGGCCGAGGATGCGGCGTATATCCAGACCATGACTGGTGCGCTTGGCACATTCACCGACGGGGCTGCGCAGTAA
- the hisA gene encoding 1-(5-phosphoribosyl)-5-[(5-phosphoribosylamino)methylideneamino]imidazole-4-carboxamide isomerase — protein MILYPAIDLKDGNAVRLVHGDMDRATVFNDDPAAQARSFVEAGCEWLHLVDLNGAFAGAPVNAAPVEAILRDCDVPAQLGGGIRDMATIEMWLSKGLARVILGTVAVENPDLVREAAKAFPGHVAVGIDARGGKVATMGWATETDVDATDLAKSFEDAGVAAIIYTDINRDGAMGGPNIPATQALAEAVDIPVIASGGVSSLHDLTALKATGVISGAISGRALYDGAIDLKAALDALG, from the coding sequence ATGATCCTCTACCCCGCCATCGACCTCAAAGACGGGAATGCCGTGCGGCTGGTGCACGGGGACATGGACCGGGCCACGGTCTTCAACGACGACCCCGCCGCACAGGCGCGCAGCTTTGTCGAAGCGGGATGCGAATGGCTGCACCTCGTCGACCTCAACGGCGCCTTCGCCGGCGCGCCGGTCAACGCCGCCCCGGTCGAGGCGATCCTGCGCGACTGCGACGTGCCCGCCCAGCTGGGCGGTGGCATCCGCGACATGGCCACGATCGAGATGTGGCTGTCCAAAGGGCTCGCGCGCGTCATCCTCGGCACGGTGGCCGTCGAAAACCCGGACCTCGTGCGTGAAGCGGCCAAGGCCTTTCCCGGCCACGTCGCCGTCGGCATCGACGCACGCGGCGGCAAGGTCGCGACCATGGGCTGGGCCACGGAAACAGACGTGGACGCCACAGACCTCGCCAAGAGCTTCGAGGACGCGGGCGTCGCCGCCATCATCTACACCGACATCAACCGCGACGGCGCCATGGGCGGGCCGAACATCCCGGCCACCCAAGCACTGGCGGAAGCGGTGGACATCCCGGTGATCGCATCCGGCGGAGTGTCATCACTCCACGACCTGACGGCGCTCAAGGCCACGGGCGTGATCTCGGGTGCCATTTCTGGCCGCGCGCTCTATGACGGGGCCATCGACCTCAAAGCGGCACTTGACGCACTGGGATGA
- a CDS encoding DUF2147 domain-containing protein, giving the protein MKYLIAAACVAVAGAGMALAEPVVGTWKTEVDDGAYAHVAMSKCGAKICGKIAKAFDANGPIASENVGKQLVWDMEPAGDGSYGSGKIWQPSTGKVFKSKMSLNGNVLNVSGCVGPFCKKQTWTRVN; this is encoded by the coding sequence ATGAAATATCTGATTGCAGCCGCATGCGTGGCTGTCGCGGGCGCAGGGATGGCGCTGGCCGAACCAGTGGTCGGCACCTGGAAAACCGAAGTCGATGATGGCGCCTATGCCCACGTCGCGATGAGCAAGTGCGGCGCGAAGATTTGCGGGAAGATCGCAAAGGCATTCGACGCCAATGGCCCGATCGCATCCGAGAATGTCGGCAAGCAGCTTGTCTGGGACATGGAGCCAGCAGGCGACGGCAGCTACGGGTCCGGCAAGATCTGGCAACCGTCCACCGGCAAGGTGTTCAAGTCCAAGATGTCTTTGAACGGCAACGTGCTGAATGTCTCGGGCTGCGTTGGTCCGTTCTGCAAAAAACAGACCTGGACGCGCGTGAACTGA
- a CDS encoding CoA-binding protein: MTETYTDAHLRDVLQKTKVVAVVGVSTNPVRPSYYVARYLSLKGYTVVPVNPVYAGQTLFGQTVVADFADIDAPVDMVDIFRRSDAVPPIVDAAMAQLPHLKTIWMQIGVAHAEAAAKARAAGLTVIQNRCPKIEYQRLFGELRMGGFNTGIISSKL, from the coding sequence ATGACCGAAACCTATACCGATGCACATCTGCGCGACGTGCTGCAAAAGACCAAGGTGGTGGCGGTCGTGGGTGTCTCGACCAACCCGGTGCGGCCCAGCTATTACGTGGCGCGCTACCTGTCGCTCAAGGGGTACACGGTGGTGCCGGTGAACCCGGTCTATGCAGGGCAGACGCTGTTTGGGCAAACGGTGGTTGCGGACTTTGCCGATATCGACGCGCCGGTGGACATGGTCGACATCTTCCGCCGCTCCGATGCGGTGCCGCCCATCGTGGACGCGGCGATGGCCCAATTGCCCCACCTCAAAACCATCTGGATGCAGATCGGGGTGGCCCACGCCGAGGCCGCCGCCAAGGCCCGCGCCGCCGGGCTGACCGTGATCCAAAACCGCTGCCCCAAGATCGAATACCAGCGCCTCTTCGGCGAACTGCGCATGGGCGGCTTCAACACCGGCATCATCTCGTCCAAGCTATGA
- the rlmB gene encoding 23S rRNA (guanosine(2251)-2'-O)-methyltransferase RlmB, which produces MKKPKWVVEKEQAKKADAAATVWLFGLHAVRDALLNPRREKLRLMVTLNARNKLADAIQTSGIPADVIDPRKFKPPIDPGSVHQGAALEVKPLDWGSLADVAIGAKAPRLILLDRVTDPHNVGAILRSAEVLGASAVIGTRHHAAPETGALAKTASGALERQPYVRVRNLSDAIVELQGMGYTVLGLDGEASQTIEAVLQGQKDRPVALVLGAEGPGLRQKTRETCDALVKIDAGRGFGSLNVSNAAAIALYASKDHA; this is translated from the coding sequence ATGAAAAAACCCAAATGGGTGGTCGAAAAAGAGCAGGCGAAAAAGGCTGACGCCGCAGCCACCGTGTGGCTTTTTGGTCTACATGCAGTGCGCGACGCGCTCTTGAACCCGCGCCGCGAAAAACTGCGGCTGATGGTGACGCTCAACGCCCGGAACAAGCTGGCGGACGCGATCCAGACGTCAGGGATCCCCGCCGATGTCATCGACCCGCGCAAGTTCAAGCCACCGATTGATCCGGGCTCGGTCCATCAGGGGGCAGCGCTTGAGGTCAAGCCGCTCGACTGGGGCAGCCTTGCGGACGTGGCCATCGGGGCCAAAGCGCCGCGGCTGATCCTTTTGGACCGCGTGACGGACCCGCACAACGTGGGCGCCATCCTGCGCTCGGCCGAGGTGCTGGGCGCCTCTGCCGTCATCGGCACGCGCCACCATGCGGCCCCCGAAACCGGCGCCTTGGCAAAGACGGCGTCCGGCGCGCTGGAACGCCAACCGTATGTGCGGGTGCGTAACCTTTCGGATGCCATCGTTGAGCTGCAGGGCATGGGATACACCGTTTTGGGTCTCGATGGGGAAGCATCGCAAACCATCGAGGCGGTGTTGCAGGGACAAAAAGACCGCCCCGTCGCCCTTGTCCTGGGTGCCGAAGGGCCGGGCCTGCGCCAGAAAACGCGCGAGACCTGCGACGCGCTGGTCAAAATCGACGCGGGCCGCGGGTTTGGGTCGCTCAACGTCTCAAATGCCGCCGCAATTGCCTTATATGCCTCCAAGGACCACGCATAG
- a CDS encoding Rieske 2Fe-2S domain-containing protein yields MSVKYIPVQWNPNKWIYDAVMLAGVALFLWVFLYLTPEVLSHDQPVTAQIRNARAFGACAFVMLTVILCIGPAARLDRRFLPLLYNRRHFGVMTAFVALTHAGYILNWYFAFSSSDKLVGLLYANASLGQIAGFPFELFGIFALICLLILAATSHDFWLKFLTPPVWKRLHYLIYAAYFAVAAHVSLGILQDQKNHVFTVLFMLGAGAVIVLHLAAWLRERSEAAAKDGAWAEVARVGDFRDGYAKIAKLANGDRVAVYLMEGQLSAISNACAHQNGPLGEGKIIDCLVTCPWHGFQYDVRNGRSPAPFTEKVPTYRLRIMGDMVEVHPDANPPGTYVEPVPLPEPPPEPEPDVPEDGATA; encoded by the coding sequence ATGAGCGTCAAGTACATCCCCGTTCAGTGGAACCCCAACAAGTGGATCTATGACGCGGTCATGCTGGCCGGTGTGGCGCTGTTTCTGTGGGTGTTTCTGTATCTCACGCCAGAGGTGTTGAGCCATGACCAGCCCGTCACCGCGCAGATCCGCAACGCCCGCGCCTTTGGGGCCTGTGCGTTCGTGATGCTGACCGTGATCCTGTGCATCGGCCCCGCCGCGCGACTTGACCGCCGCTTTCTGCCGCTCCTTTACAACCGCCGCCATTTCGGGGTGATGACCGCCTTTGTCGCGCTGACCCATGCGGGGTACATCCTGAACTGGTACTTTGCCTTTTCCAGCTCGGACAAGCTCGTGGGGTTGCTTTACGCCAATGCGAGCCTGGGTCAGATCGCGGGCTTTCCCTTTGAGCTGTTTGGCATATTCGCCCTGATCTGCCTGCTGATCCTGGCGGCCACGTCCCATGATTTCTGGCTGAAGTTCCTCACGCCCCCCGTCTGGAAGCGACTGCATTACCTGATCTATGCCGCCTATTTCGCGGTCGCGGCGCATGTGTCGCTGGGCATCCTGCAGGACCAGAAGAACCACGTTTTTACGGTCTTGTTCATGCTTGGCGCGGGGGCCGTGATCGTCCTGCACCTCGCCGCGTGGCTGCGCGAGCGGTCTGAGGCGGCGGCCAAGGACGGCGCCTGGGCCGAAGTGGCGCGTGTGGGCGATTTCCGCGACGGCTATGCCAAGATTGCAAAGCTGGCGAACGGCGACCGCGTCGCCGTCTACCTGATGGAGGGCCAGCTGAGCGCCATTTCCAACGCCTGCGCCCACCAGAACGGGCCACTGGGTGAAGGCAAGATCATCGACTGTCTGGTCACCTGCCCCTGGCACGGCTTCCAATACGATGTGCGCAATGGCCGCTCGCCCGCGCCCTTCACCGAAAAGGTGCCCACCTACCGCCTCCGCATCATGGGCGACATGGTCGAGGTGCATCCGGACGCCAACCCGCCCGGCACCTATGTCGAGCCGGTGCCCCTGCCCGAACCGCCGCCCGAACCGGAGCCGGACGTGCCCGAGGACGGAGCGACCGCATGA
- a CDS encoding O-acetylhomoserine aminocarboxypropyltransferase/cysteine synthase family protein, with amino-acid sequence MTDGPKYGFDTLQIHAGARPDPATGARQTPIYQSTAFVFRDAEHAAALFNLQEVGYIYSRLTNPTVAVLQERVATLEGGVGAVCCSSGHAAQIMALFPLMAPGLNVVVSTRLYGGTVTQFSQTIKRFGWEATFVDFDDLDAVKAAIDDNTRAIFCEAIANPGGYITDLDAISAIADAAEIPLIVDNTSATPYLCRPIEHGATLVVHSTTKYLTGNGTVTGGVVVDSGTFDWSANDKFPSLSAPEPAYHGLKFHETFGPLAFTFHGIAIGLRDLGMTMNPQAAHYTLMGTETLSLRMDRHVENAIKIAEWLEKDDRVDYVTYAGLKSSPYYDRVAKICPRGAGGLFTFAVKGGYDACVKLVNALEIFSHVANLGDARSLIIHSASTTHRQLTAEQQRAAGAAPEVVRVSIGIEDADDLIADLDQALNKAVS; translated from the coding sequence ATGACCGACGGCCCCAAATACGGCTTTGACACCCTTCAAATTCACGCAGGCGCCCGGCCCGACCCGGCCACCGGCGCGCGGCAGACACCGATCTACCAATCGACCGCGTTCGTGTTCCGCGATGCCGAACACGCCGCCGCCCTCTTCAACCTGCAAGAGGTCGGCTATATCTACTCGCGCCTGACCAACCCGACCGTGGCGGTGCTGCAGGAACGTGTCGCCACGCTCGAGGGCGGCGTGGGCGCCGTCTGCTGCTCGTCGGGTCACGCCGCACAGATCATGGCGCTGTTCCCCTTGATGGCGCCGGGCCTGAATGTCGTGGTGTCCACCCGCCTCTACGGCGGCACGGTCACGCAGTTCAGCCAGACCATCAAACGGTTCGGGTGGGAGGCGACCTTTGTCGACTTCGATGATCTGGATGCGGTCAAGGCCGCCATCGACGACAACACCCGCGCCATCTTCTGCGAGGCGATTGCCAACCCCGGTGGCTATATCACCGACCTCGACGCGATCTCGGCCATCGCGGATGCCGCCGAAATCCCGCTGATCGTGGACAACACGTCGGCCACACCCTACCTGTGCCGCCCCATCGAACATGGCGCCACGCTGGTGGTGCACTCCACCACCAAGTACCTCACCGGCAATGGCACGGTCACGGGCGGCGTGGTTGTGGACTCGGGCACCTTCGACTGGTCCGCCAATGACAAGTTCCCCTCGCTCAGCGCGCCTGAACCCGCCTATCACGGGCTCAAGTTCCACGAGACCTTCGGCCCGCTGGCCTTCACCTTCCACGGCATCGCCATCGGCCTGCGCGACCTGGGCATGACGATGAACCCGCAAGCGGCGCATTACACGCTGATGGGCACCGAAACCCTTTCGCTGCGCATGGACCGGCATGTGGAAAACGCGATCAAGATCGCCGAATGGCTGGAGAAGGACGACCGCGTCGACTACGTCACCTATGCGGGCCTCAAATCCTCTCCCTACTACGACCGGGTGGCCAAGATCTGCCCGCGCGGCGCCGGTGGCCTCTTCACCTTCGCGGTCAAGGGCGGCTATGACGCCTGCGTCAAGCTGGTCAATGCACTGGAAATCTTCAGCCACGTGGCGAACCTGGGCGATGCGCGCTCGCTCATCATCCACTCGGCCTCGACCACGCACCGGCAGCTGACAGCAGAACAGCAACGCGCCGCAGGGGCCGCACCGGAAGTGGTGCGCGTCTCCATCGGGATCGAGGATGCAGACGACCTGATCGCCGATCTGGACCAGGCGCTGAACAAAGCGGTCAGCTGA
- a CDS encoding SIMPL domain-containing protein — protein MKLSIATAVLCMLLAPLAMAQQTDAPVLSVTGEGQVAVAPDMAVISLGVVHVDETAGAAMAQVSSDATALINALSERGVAVRDVQTSQLSVGPVWSAYDSNERRITGFEARNTVRVRVRDLAALGGILDEVLALGANTFNGLSFELQDPSAAEAEARAAAVGEAMQKADELSGAAGLTLGAVLSLSEGVEGPRPEMFAAAARSADVPIAAGELLVTARVSMRFALEP, from the coding sequence ATGAAACTTTCAATTGCAACCGCAGTGCTTTGCATGCTGCTGGCGCCGCTGGCGATGGCCCAGCAGACCGACGCACCGGTCCTGTCGGTGACGGGTGAGGGGCAGGTCGCGGTGGCCCCGGACATGGCCGTCATCTCGCTGGGTGTGGTGCATGTGGACGAGACCGCGGGTGCGGCCATGGCGCAGGTGAGTTCGGATGCCACCGCGCTGATCAACGCGCTGTCCGAGCGCGGGGTTGCGGTGCGCGACGTGCAGACGTCCCAGCTGAGCGTGGGGCCGGTCTGGAGCGCGTACGACTCCAACGAGCGCAGGATCACCGGGTTCGAGGCGCGCAATACCGTGCGGGTCCGTGTGCGCGATCTGGCGGCATTGGGCGGCATTCTGGACGAGGTGCTGGCCTTGGGGGCCAACACGTTCAACGGGTTGAGTTTCGAATTGCAGGATCCCAGCGCGGCAGAGGCAGAGGCCCGCGCCGCCGCTGTGGGCGAAGCGATGCAGAAGGCGGATGAATTGAGCGGTGCGGCCGGTTTGACCCTCGGTGCGGTGCTGAGCCTGAGCGAGGGTGTCGAGGGGCCGCGGCCCGAGATGTTTGCCGCCGCTGCCCGGTCTGCGGACGTGCCCATTGCGGCGGGCGAATTGCTGGTCACGGCGCGGGTGTCGATGCGCTTTGCGTTGGAGCCTTGA
- the hppD gene encoding 4-hydroxyphenylpyruvate dioxygenase — translation MGPFPHSAPKSVISADNPAGTDGFEFVEFAHPEPGELRTLFARMGYAKVARHKVKDIELWQQGDITYVLNAEPDSFGARFVDEHGPCAPSMGWRVVDAQHAFDRAVQLGAKPYEGGGKVLDVPAIYGIGGSLIYFVDQYYDTSPYNDEYQWLGQSKPRGVGFFYLDHLTHNVHKGNMDTWFRFYGDLFNFKEIRFFDIEGKFTGLFSRALTSPCGRIRIPINEDRGETGQIVAYLKKYNGEGIQHIAVGSDDIYDSTDAIAANGLKFMPGPPDTYYDLSKQRVAGHDEPIDRMKRHGILIDGEGVVDGGETKILLQIFSKTVIGPIFFEFIQRKGDDGFGEGNFKALFESIEQEQIDTGELAAD, via the coding sequence ATGGGTCCGTTCCCGCATTCTGCCCCGAAATCCGTCATCAGCGCCGACAATCCGGCAGGGACGGACGGGTTTGAGTTTGTCGAATTTGCGCATCCCGAACCGGGCGAACTGCGCACGCTCTTTGCCCGGATGGGATATGCGAAGGTGGCACGCCACAAGGTCAAGGACATCGAACTGTGGCAGCAGGGCGATATCACCTACGTGCTGAACGCCGAGCCGGACAGCTTTGGCGCGCGCTTTGTTGACGAGCACGGGCCCTGCGCGCCGTCCATGGGGTGGCGCGTGGTGGATGCGCAGCATGCGTTCGACCGGGCGGTCCAGCTGGGAGCCAAGCCCTATGAGGGCGGTGGCAAGGTGCTGGATGTGCCCGCGATCTACGGGATCGGGGGCAGCCTGATCTACTTTGTCGATCAGTACTATGACACGTCGCCCTACAATGACGAGTACCAGTGGCTGGGCCAGTCCAAGCCGCGTGGGGTTGGGTTCTTCTATCTCGATCACCTGACGCACAATGTGCACAAGGGGAATATGGACACGTGGTTCCGGTTTTACGGCGATCTGTTCAACTTCAAGGAAATCCGGTTCTTTGACATCGAGGGCAAGTTTACCGGCCTGTTCAGCCGGGCGCTGACCTCGCCCTGCGGGCGCATCCGCATTCCGATCAACGAGGATCGGGGGGAGACGGGGCAGATCGTGGCGTACCTCAAGAAGTACAACGGCGAGGGCATCCAGCACATCGCGGTGGGGTCGGATGACATCTATGACAGCACCGATGCGATTGCCGCGAATGGGCTGAAATTCATGCCGGGGCCGCCGGACACGTATTATGACCTGTCCAAGCAGCGGGTCGCGGGCCATGACGAGCCCATCGACCGGATGAAGCGGCACGGCATTCTGATCGACGGTGAGGGGGTCGTGGACGGGGGCGAGACCAAGATCCTGCTCCAGATCTTTTCCAAGACGGTCATCGGGCCGATTTTCTTTGAGTTCATCCAGCGCAAGGGCGACGACGGCTTTGGCGAGGGGAATTTCAAGGCGCTTTTCGAGAGCATCGAACAGGAGCAGATCGACACCGGGGAACTGGCCGCCGACTGA
- a CDS encoding Lrp/AsnC family transcriptional regulator, producing the protein MLDSIDTRLLAALQKNAHLTAQELSDMLHLSASQVGRRRQRLEADGYIEGYVARLDAKRLGLSVQGFVQVHLAVHGPEHANSFARLIDTRREVTSAWTMTGDADYLLRVYCADLAALNTLIHEVLLPHPAVARVQSQIVMDQLKRDGPLPT; encoded by the coding sequence ATGCTTGATTCCATCGACACCCGCCTCCTCGCCGCCCTGCAAAAGAACGCGCACCTCACAGCGCAAGAGCTTAGCGACATGCTGCACCTGTCGGCCAGCCAGGTCGGGCGGCGGCGCCAACGGCTCGAGGCGGACGGATACATCGAAGGTTACGTCGCCCGGCTCGACGCCAAGCGGCTGGGGCTCAGCGTGCAGGGCTTCGTGCAGGTCCACCTCGCCGTGCATGGCCCCGAACACGCCAACAGCTTTGCACGGCTGATCGACACCCGCCGCGAAGTGACCAGCGCGTGGACCATGACGGGCGACGCCGACTACCTCTTGCGGGTCTATTGCGCGGACCTCGCCGCCCTCAACACCCTGATCCATGAGGTGTTGTTGCCCCACCCGGCCGTTGCGCGCGTGCAAAGCCAGATCGTGATGGACCAGCTGAAACGCGACGGCCCCCTGCCCACGTAA
- a CDS encoding cation:proton antiporter domain-containing protein: MESFLYQASIYLAAAVIAVPIAARLGLGSVLGYLAAGIAIGPVLGLVGAETEDLQHFAEFGVVMMLFLIGLELEPRALWDMRHKLLGLGGLQIVLSALALMGVALAYNQPWGVALAIGLTLALSSTAIVLQTLSEKGLMQTSGGRSVFSVLLTQDIAVIPILAFLPLLVVTLPLHMNSDGSITRANGDGHAGDHGHGATMSLVEGLPAWGVTLVTIAAVVAVILAGVFLTRPVFRFIHAAHLREMYTALALLIVVSISFLMMLVGLSPALGAFLAGVVLASSEFRHELESDLEPFKGLLLGLFFITVGAGINFTLLFESWAAILSMAILVIAIKGALLYCLAVAFKIRGRDRWLFTLGLAQAGEFGFVLVAFSVGQGVIPTGVAETLLLVIALTMLITPLLFILYELQSRRMGEAGAEIEADDIDEDGPVIIAGIGRFGQIVNRLLQGSGFNTVVLDHDMETIALMRRFGFKGFLGDPSRPDILHAAGLHTARILVVALDDKDAATRLVAYARKTRPDIHIIARAYDRVHVYRLYQAGADDIVREMFDSSLRAGRYALEKLGLTDYEAAEAERVFYAHDRDAVRQLAEVWDPNVPASKNDAYVERAKTLEKSLEAALSERQDEPKRA; the protein is encoded by the coding sequence ATGGAAAGCTTTCTCTATCAGGCATCAATCTACCTTGCGGCAGCGGTGATCGCAGTGCCCATCGCCGCACGGCTCGGGCTGGGTTCGGTCCTGGGCTACCTCGCCGCGGGCATCGCCATCGGCCCCGTCCTGGGCCTCGTCGGGGCCGAGACGGAAGACCTGCAGCACTTTGCCGAATTTGGCGTGGTGATGATGCTGTTCCTCATCGGCCTCGAACTTGAACCCCGCGCACTCTGGGACATGCGGCACAAGCTGCTGGGCTTGGGCGGGCTGCAGATCGTGCTGTCGGCGCTCGCGCTGATGGGCGTGGCATTGGCCTACAACCAGCCCTGGGGCGTCGCTCTTGCCATCGGGCTGACGCTGGCGCTGTCGTCAACGGCCATCGTGCTTCAGACGCTTTCGGAAAAGGGGCTGATGCAGACCAGCGGCGGACGGTCGGTCTTCTCGGTCCTGCTGACGCAGGATATCGCGGTCATACCCATCCTCGCCTTCTTGCCGCTGTTGGTCGTCACCCTGCCGCTGCACATGAATTCCGATGGCTCGATCACCCGGGCCAATGGCGACGGGCATGCCGGTGATCACGGCCACGGCGCCACGATGAGCCTGGTCGAAGGGCTGCCCGCCTGGGGCGTCACCCTCGTCACCATCGCGGCCGTGGTCGCCGTGATCCTGGCGGGCGTATTCCTCACGCGCCCGGTCTTCCGCTTCATCCACGCCGCCCACCTGCGCGAGATGTATACCGCGCTCGCCCTCCTGATCGTGGTGTCGATCAGCTTCCTCATGATGCTTGTGGGCCTCTCGCCCGCGCTCGGCGCATTCCTCGCCGGTGTGGTTCTGGCCAGTTCCGAGTTCCGGCACGAGCTGGAATCCGACCTCGAACCGTTCAAGGGGCTGCTTCTGGGCCTCTTCTTCATCACCGTGGGTGCCGGCATCAACTTCACGCTGCTCTTCGAATCCTGGGCGGCCATCCTGTCGATGGCGATCCTGGTGATCGCGATCAAGGGCGCGCTGCTTTACTGTCTCGCCGTCGCGTTCAAGATCCGCGGCCGCGACCGCTGGCTCTTTACCCTCGGGCTCGCACAGGCGGGCGAGTTCGGCTTTGTCCTGGTGGCCTTTTCCGTGGGCCAGGGCGTGATCCCCACAGGCGTGGCCGAAACCCTGCTTCTCGTGATCGCGCTGACCATGCTGATCACGCCCCTGCTCTTTATCCTCTACGAGTTGCAATCGCGCCGCATGGGCGAGGCCGGAGCAGAGATCGAGGCGGACGACATCGACGAGGACGGCCCCGTGATCATCGCGGGCATCGGGCGCTTCGGCCAGATCGTGAACCGGCTGCTACAAGGGTCGGGCTTCAACACCGTGGTTCTGGACCACGACATGGAAACCATTGCGCTCATGCGCCGCTTCGGGTTCAAGGGGTTTCTGGGCGATCCCAGCCGCCCCGACATCCTGCATGCGGCGGGCCTGCACACCGCGCGTATCCTGGTCGTGGCGCTCGATGACAAGGACGCGGCAACCCGGCTGGTCGCCTATGCCCGCAAGACGCGGCCCGACATCCACATCATCGCCCGCGCCTATGACCGGGTGCATGTGTACCGGCTCTATCAGGCGGGCGCCGACGACATCGTGCGCGAGATGTTCGACAGTTCCTTGCGCGCCGGGCGCTACGCGCTCGAAAAACTGGGGCTCACGGATTACGAAGCGGCAGAGGCCGAACGGGTCTTTTACGCCCACGACCGCGACGCCGTGCGGCAACTGGCCGAGGTCTGGGATCCAAACGTGCCCGCGTCCAAGAACGACGCCTATGTGGAGCGGGCCAAGACGCTTGAGAAGTCATTGGAAGCCGCGCTGTCGGAACGGCAGGATGAACCGAAGCGCGCATAA